ATCGTATTGATTCCTTGGGGGAGGCGCTCAATCCAGGAATCACCGACCGTGTCCAATGCTGCGAAAATCTCATCATCACCAGCCTCCGGCTTGGCCATGCGCACATTGTCTAAGACAGTGCCGCGGAAGCAGTGCATCTCCTGGCTGACCATGGCGATAGAACCGCGTAGTTGCTGCGGATCAACATCATCAATCGCGGTTTCAGAAAGATGCACCCGCCCAGCAGTCGGGCGTAAGAGCCCTGCTGCGATCAACGCAAGCGTGCTTTTTCCGGCGCCAGTCGCGCCAACCAAGGCGATGTGCTCACCGGGTTTGATAGCCAGTGAGACATCATGAATGACGGGGTTCTGATCGAAGGTGTGGTGGACACTGTCCAGCACCAACGTCGGGTTCTGCGGGGCAGGGGATTCACCACGGACCTGCTCGCCTGCGGTGTCAATGACACCAACCATGCGGATAAGAGATGCACCTGCTGATTGAATATCAGCGAACATGCCCACCAAGACACCGATGGGACCAAACAGGCGGTGGAAGATAAGCGCGGCGGTGGATACCGCACCGACGGTGACCAGGTCTTCATTGACCAGGTAAAAACCCGTGGCCATGATGGCAATGAGCGTGATGCACTCCGCGCGGTTATTGCGCGAGAACGCCCAAGTCAAGAACTTGAATACCGAGATTGAAATATCGCGGGCTTGGGCAGAAGCGTCATCAACGCGCTTGAGCTCCAGCTGTTCCGCGCGGTAAACGCGAAGAGTCTGCGCACCTTCAACGGCACCGATCAACCGCTGCGTGCGAACGCCAAAAGCTTCGCGTTCTTTGGTGTACATCGGCCCAGAGCGCGGCAAGTAAACCCGCAGGGTAGTCCAATACAAAGGAATGGCAATCAGGCCAACCAGCCCCAGGCGCCAATCCACCGCGGTCATACCGATAGCGGAGACGATGACGGTAAAACCTGCCTGCACCACCAATGGCATCACGGTGCTTGCCGCGGTCGATACCTCACGGGAGTCATCTGCGACGCGGGAGACTAAGTCACCACGCCCAGCGCGTTCCACGGTGTGCGCGTCCAAGCTCAACGCTGCATCCAGCACGGATTCACGCAAGGAAGCGATCGCAGGTTCCAGCACGCGTGCCAGGAGCACCGCACCCCACCAGGTGCCGGCACTCGCAACCACGCCACCGGTGACAATAAGTACTGCATAGATGACAACCTGCCCAAAGTCCGGACTGACCAGCAGCTTGTCCACCACAATGCCAACAGCCCACGGGCCAATCAGACCTGCGACCGCAGTGAGCAGGCCCAGGATAAGCACGCCGACAAGCTTTAAGCGATGGGGTTTGAGCTCCGCGAGAGCTACTGAAAACGCGCGCTTGGGGCGTGCGGAGGGCAATACGATACTCATTCAATCACCCGATCTGCGATGTGGCGGAAAGCTGGGGAGGTGCTGAGCACCATGGTGGTTTTACCCGCGCGGTACTTGCGGATTCCCTGCGCGATGTTGACTTCAGTCACCGAATCCACCGCGCTGGTCGGATCAACGAGAACCAGAACATCAGGATCAGCGTGCAGGGCACGTGCTAGTGCAATGCGTTGGCGTTGTCCACCGGAAAGGTTGCTGCCGGAATCCCGCACTTGGGCGTCCAAGCCGTCGGGTAGTGCGGCCACAATATCGGTGGCACCAGAGGCGGCCAGGACGGAATCATCAACTACTGCTGCCGGATCATGGTTCATGGCGATATTGGAACGGATGGTTCCTTCAAACACGTCCGCGGCATGCGGCACGATAAGCGCGCCCTCATGCTGCTCCGGCAGAGTGAGACAGTCAGGATTGGCCACGATGAAGGTGGACCCAGAAACATCAAGATTCTCAGGATTAGTCTCTTTGTCTTCTTCAACGCTTAGGAACTCAGCAACGCGGTTCGCGGCACCATGGGCGACAGCAGCGGCATTGATGGAGTTACTCAACAGGCGAATCGGCTCAGACAGATAGACACCAATACCAATAATCGCGATCAGCTGCCCTGGTTCCAGCTGCCCGGAGGAAACGCGCCACGCGGCCATCAGCAACACCGCGGCGAGGTTGATTGCCACGGCTAGTTCACCAATTCCGGCGACCTTGCCGGTGGCGGCAGCAGTATTAATAGCTGCCTTGGCGGATTCTTGTGATGCCTGGCGATAAGCCGAGCTTGCCCAGCGCTCACCGCCGATTGCCTTGATAACCCGCAGACCCAGCATGGTGTCACCAACCTGCGCACCAGCAGTAGCCAGGGTTGCTTGTTGGGTAGAACTGCGTTGGGAAATGCCGCGGCTAGATACCGCCACAATGCCGGAGATGATCGGTGCGATGATGAGCACGATCAGACCCACCAGCCAGTCACTGAACAGCAAGAAGATCGCGGCACCGGCAAAACCCGCGAGGGCCGAAACACCAGTGCCAAGCTGTCCGAAGATCCGAGTGATGGAATCTGCATCCGCTGTGGAACGCGACATGACCTCACCCGGAACCAGATCCTTGGTGGACATCTTGGTCAGCGCATGTGATGCCACTTCCACGCGCAGCGCGTGGGATTCATGATTAACCGCGCGGTTAAGCACACGCGAGCCAATGCGGTAGGAACCGCTCAGCACAAAGAACAGCGCACCAAAGCTGACGAGGGAGATAACCAACAGCCGCAAATCCCGAGGCAGCACCGCATGGTCAATGATCAAACCAATAGCAATGGGAACTAGTGCTTCACTGAGCTGCCATAGCCCTAAGAACAAAGCGCCGAGTACAGCGCGTTTCCACTGTCTTTTTACGGTGCGCCGCAATATAAATGAGCCACCTGGCTCCGCTGCCTTCATAGCAACCTTTCCCCGGTTAAACTCTGAACTTCTGAATCTACCCCTTATCCATCTTTAGTACGAGACCCCCTCGCACAAAAACGCACAACCCAGATAATCCTTCGTCGGGATCTGTGGTGGTGCGTTGGAGAGGGCATCGGCAAACAATGCTCCTGCTTGCTTGTTCGGCAATGTTGCTTTGCGTTGTGACTGCCGTGCGGAAGCTTAGGAAGGATTCACCGAACCATTGACGGCCCAGCTAACGCCGAAACGGTCGCGGACGTGGCCGTAGAGCTCGCCCCATGGTGCGACTTCCAATGGCAGCACAACTTCGCCGCCGGTGGAGGTGAACTTGTCCCAGTAGCCGCGCGCCTCAGCCTCATCGTCGCAGATAAGCAGCAGTGAATACGGCGTGCCGTCTAGCCCAGGCGCGTCCGCTTCCATAGCGTCACCACCGGCGATGGACACAACATCGGAATCAAGGGTGGCGTTCGCGACGGCATCAGGGTTGATCTCAAACGGGAACTGTGCGGCATCTTGTTCTGGGAACTGACCATAGGTCAGAACTTGCAAATCGCCGCCAAAAATGGAGTGGTAGTACTCGAAAGCTTCCTTCGCGGTACCGGGGAAGCTGATGTAGGTATAGGACTTTACGGACATGGGCATCCTCCGATGGATGGACGTGTCGCGGCTCTGTTTGAGCCGTTCCCCATTAAGCGTACAGCCATGAATGTGACCCGAACACCCCTAAATTGTGCCCGGGGTCATATTTATTTTCATGCTGGTTCTACAATGGCAGGCATGTCTCAAGCTAATCTCACCCATATCGAAGCCCAGTTTCGTGCAGAGGCTCTCACCCTCAGCGCATATCACCTGCACCTGGACATATCTCAAGCAGCTAACCATGAGGAAAAGGCCTACCCGGTTACTTCCCGCATTGAGTTCCGCACAACGGAGCCTGAACTTTTCATCGACTACCTCGGTGCAGACGTCACTGCGCTGACCATCAACAACGAGCCAGCTGATGTTGATTTCCGCGATGGTCGTATCTACCTGCACGATCTACCCATTAATGAAGACCTCACGGTAGAGATCGCTGGCCTGTCCAGCTACTCCCGCAGTGGCCAGGGCCTACACCGCATGCACGATACTGCCGATGGCAAGAGTTATCTCTACTCCCACCTTGAGCCTTCTGATGCCCGCCGCATCTTCCCGTGCTTTGAACAACCAGACCTCAAGGCGAGGTTTCACGTGAAACTTTCCGCACCTGCTGAGTGGGAGATTCTCTCCAACCAGCCTGAAATCTCGCGAAAGATTTCCAGCGCGACTTCGAGCGACAGTGGGGAAGTAGCGGAAGTCGCGACTGTTGAGTTTGCAGAAACACCTTTGCTGTCCACATATCTAACGTCCTTCGCAGCAGGCCCTTATGCGTCAAAGAAGCAGACGTGGACTGCGCCGGATGAGTCACTCACCGTCGAGCTGCGATCTCTCGCGCGTGCATCCATGGCAGATTTTTTGGATGATGAAATCTTGGAACTGACAGCTCAGGGCATGGATTTCTTCCATGAGAACTTTGATTTCCCGTACCCGTGGGGCAAGTATGATTCCATCTTCGTGCCGGAGTACAACCTGGGTGCGATGGAAAACCCTGGCCTTGTGACATTTACGGAGTCCTATCTCTTCCGTTCCGCGCCGACGCGTTCACAGCATGCGGCGCGCACGAATACCATCCTGCATGAGATGTCCCATATGTGGTTCGGTGACTTGGTCACCCCGCAGTGGTGGGATGACCTGTGGTTGAAGGAATCCTTCGCCGAATATATGGGTGCGGATTCTTCTGGGCATTCCACGCAGTACGTGGAGGCATGGACTAACTTTGCTGGTAGCCGCAAGAATTGGGCTTATGCCCAGGATCAGCTGCCCACCACGCACCCGATCAAGGCAGAGATCCCAGATGTTGATGCCGCGCGCCAAAACTTTGATGGCATTACTTATGCCAAGGGCGCGGCAGTACTCAAGCAGTTGGTGCACTATGTGGGCCGTGATGAGTTTTATTCCGGTGCGCGTGACTACTTCAAGGCGCACGCCTTTGCCGCGGCGACCTTTGATGATTTGCTCGATAGCCTGCGCAATCACACCGACCGCGATCTTGACACCTGGTCTGATGCCTGGTTGAAGACCTCGGGCCCGGATACGCTGACGCCGGAAATCACGGTCACCGATGACGCGATTGAGTCTTTGGGTATCGCGGCTACAGCCGAGGGCGCGACTCGTCCGCACCGCGTGAGCATTTCGCTTTTCGATGCCTCACTTGCCCGCACCGACACCTTCGACGTGGACATTGCCGCAGGTAGCAGCACTACCACGATCGCAGAAGCGCAGGGCAAGCCGGCACCTAGCCTGATTCTTATCAACGATGGTGACCACACCTACGCCAAGGTGCGCTTCGATGACACCTCGCTGGAATCTCTCCGCGGACGATTAAGTGAGCTGCGCGGTGGGGCAGAAGAAGAGCTCTCCCGCGCGGTTATTTGGACTGCACTGTGGAACATGACCCGTGATGGCAAGTGGGCTGCCACAGAGTTCATTGATACCGTTTTGCAGCACGCACCGGCGGAAGACAATACGAACTTGATGGGCACCAACTTTGCCAATGCACGCTTCGCCGTCAAGAACTTCCTGGCCGAGGAACACCGCGATGACAAGCGCGCTGAGGTAGCGGCTAAGTTCTGGGAGCTTCTCACCGAGGCGGAGGCGGGCTCTGATGCACAGTTGACCATCGCACGCTCAGCCATCGCCACGCTCGCCGCTACCCCAGAAGACTCCGGCACCCAGCGCCTGAAGGACATTCTGGACGGCCACATTGAAGGTC
This region of Corynebacterium casei LMG S-19264 genomic DNA includes:
- a CDS encoding VOC family protein, producing MSVKSYTYISFPGTAKEAFEYYHSIFGGDLQVLTYGQFPEQDAAQFPFEINPDAVANATLDSDVVSIAGGDAMEADAPGLDGTPYSLLLICDDEAEARGYWDKFTSTGGEVVLPLEVAPWGELYGHVRDRFGVSWAVNGSVNPS
- a CDS encoding ABC transporter ATP-binding protein, translated to MSIVLPSARPKRAFSVALAELKPHRLKLVGVLILGLLTAVAGLIGPWAVGIVVDKLLVSPDFGQVVIYAVLIVTGGVVASAGTWWGAVLLARVLEPAIASLRESVLDAALSLDAHTVERAGRGDLVSRVADDSREVSTAASTVMPLVVQAGFTVIVSAIGMTAVDWRLGLVGLIAIPLYWTTLRVYLPRSGPMYTKEREAFGVRTQRLIGAVEGAQTLRVYRAEQLELKRVDDASAQARDISISVFKFLTWAFSRNNRAECITLIAIMATGFYLVNEDLVTVGAVSTAALIFHRLFGPIGVLVGMFADIQSAGASLIRMVGVIDTAGEQVRGESPAPQNPTLVLDSVHHTFDQNPVIHDVSLAIKPGEHIALVGATGAGKSTLALIAAGLLRPTAGRVHLSETAIDDVDPQQLRGSIAMVSQEMHCFRGTVLDNVRMAKPEAGDDEIFAALDTVGDSWIERLPQGINTMIGDGEFRLPAVESQMLSLARVELADPDLVVLDEATAEAGSDHAQRLERAANAVVEDRASLIVAHRLDQAARADRIIVMEAGAIKESGTHEELRALGGTYEKLWQAWSA
- the pepN gene encoding aminopeptidase N, whose amino-acid sequence is MSQANLTHIEAQFRAEALTLSAYHLHLDISQAANHEEKAYPVTSRIEFRTTEPELFIDYLGADVTALTINNEPADVDFRDGRIYLHDLPINEDLTVEIAGLSSYSRSGQGLHRMHDTADGKSYLYSHLEPSDARRIFPCFEQPDLKARFHVKLSAPAEWEILSNQPEISRKISSATSSDSGEVAEVATVEFAETPLLSTYLTSFAAGPYASKKQTWTAPDESLTVELRSLARASMADFLDDEILELTAQGMDFFHENFDFPYPWGKYDSIFVPEYNLGAMENPGLVTFTESYLFRSAPTRSQHAARTNTILHEMSHMWFGDLVTPQWWDDLWLKESFAEYMGADSSGHSTQYVEAWTNFAGSRKNWAYAQDQLPTTHPIKAEIPDVDAARQNFDGITYAKGAAVLKQLVHYVGRDEFYSGARDYFKAHAFAAATFDDLLDSLRNHTDRDLDTWSDAWLKTSGPDTLTPEITVTDDAIESLGIAATAEGATRPHRVSISLFDASLARTDTFDVDIAAGSSTTTIAEAQGKPAPSLILINDGDHTYAKVRFDDTSLESLRGRLSELRGGAEEELSRAVIWTALWNMTRDGKWAATEFIDTVLQHAPAEDNTNLMGTNFANARFAVKNFLAEEHRDDKRAEVAAKFWELLTEAEAGSDAQLTIARSAIATLAATPEDSGTQRLKDILDGHIEGLELSPDIRWSTTQALAARDAVSEEVLEEQRHRDNTLTGAAEYLGAKYSYPTAENKRYIFDQVRIPQAYSNAEVMQLLAAFGAPGSSELTDGFAEEFFKVLYTIWAEHPIEIANHIVRGLFPNQEMALGATDKFLSQGEVPGALRRVLLECQDNVRRNLMVQNAQ
- a CDS encoding ABC transporter transmembrane domain-containing protein, whose translation is MKAAEPGGSFILRRTVKRQWKRAVLGALFLGLWQLSEALVPIAIGLIIDHAVLPRDLRLLVISLVSFGALFFVLSGSYRIGSRVLNRAVNHESHALRVEVASHALTKMSTKDLVPGEVMSRSTADADSITRIFGQLGTGVSALAGFAGAAIFLLFSDWLVGLIVLIIAPIISGIVAVSSRGISQRSSTQQATLATAGAQVGDTMLGLRVIKAIGGERWASSAYRQASQESAKAAINTAAATGKVAGIGELAVAINLAAVLLMAAWRVSSGQLEPGQLIAIIGIGVYLSEPIRLLSNSINAAAVAHGAANRVAEFLSVEEDKETNPENLDVSGSTFIVANPDCLTLPEQHEGALIVPHAADVFEGTIRSNIAMNHDPAAVVDDSVLAASGATDIVAALPDGLDAQVRDSGSNLSGGQRQRIALARALHADPDVLVLVDPTSAVDSVTEVNIAQGIRKYRAGKTTMVLSTSPAFRHIADRVIE